From Tachyglossus aculeatus isolate mTacAcu1 chromosome 12 unlocalized genomic scaffold, mTacAcu1.pri SUPER_6_unloc_1, whole genome shotgun sequence, the proteins below share one genomic window:
- the PCK2 gene encoding phosphoenolpyruvate carboxykinase [GTP], mitochondrial, whose amino-acid sequence MASRYRPALRLGWCGLRPWGGVPNRGTRALRVVSGDLGQLPGGVRDFVERSARLCQPQDVHVCDGSEAENAATLALLESQGLVRRLPKYDNCWLARTDPKDVARVESKTVIVTESQRDTVPIPVDGARGQLGNWMSPAEFQRALDERFPGCMRGRTMYVLPFSMGPVGSPLSRIGVQLTDSPYVVASMRIMTRLGDPVLRALGDGSFVKCLHSVGRPLPLEGELVNQWPCNPEKTLIGHVPDRREIVSFGSGYGGNSLLGKKCFALRIASRLARDEGWLAEHMLILGITSPAGKKRYVAAAFPSACGKTNLAMMRPALPGWKVECVGDDIAWMQFDDDGRLRAINPENGFFGVAPGTSATTNPNAMATISRNTLFTNVAETSDGGVYWEGIDQPLPPGVTVTSWLGRPWKPGDKEPCAHPNSRFCAPARQCPIIDPAWEAPEGVPIDAIIFGGRRPKGVPLVYEAFNWRHGVFVGSAMRSESTAAAEHKGKTIMHDPFAMRPFFGYNFGRYLEHWLSMEGRRGARLPRIFHVNWFRRDAEGRFLWPGFGENARVLEWICRRLEGEESARETAVGLVPRDGALNLQGLGPVDTAELFSLPREFWEQEVRDVRRYLSEQVNRDLPREVLAELEALEDRVRRM is encoded by the exons ATGGCCTCCCGCTACCGCCCCGCCCTAAG GCTGGGCTGGTGTGGACTGCGCCCCTGGGGAGGCGTCCCAAACCGGGGCACCCGTGCTCTCCGGGTGGTCAGCGGCGACCTGGGCCAGCTGCCTGGCGGCGTGCGGGACTTTGTGGAGCGCAGTGCCCGCCTGTGCCAGCCGCAGGACGTCCACGTCTGTGACGGGAGCGAGGCCGAGAATGCGGCCACGCTGGCTCTGCTGGAGAGCCAAGGCCTCGTCCGCCGTCTCCCCAAGTACGACAACTG CTGGCTGGCCCGCACGGACCCCAAGGATGTGGCCCGAGTGGAGAGCAAGACCGTGATAGTGACCGAATCCCAGCGGGACACGGTGCCCATCCCCGTGGACGGCGCCCGGGGGCAGCTGGGCAACTGGATGTCCCCAGCCGAGTTCCAGAGAGCCCTGGACGAGAGATTCCCCGGCTGCATGAGGG GCCGCACCATGTACGTGCTCCCGTTCAGCATGGGCCCGGTGGGCTCCCCGCTGTCCCGCATCGGGGTGCAGCTCACGGACTCGCCCTACGTGGTGGCCAGCATGCGCATCATGACCCGCCTCGGAGACCCCGTGCTGCGAGCCCTCGGCGACGGGAGCTTCGTCAAGTGCCTGCACTCGGTGGGACGCCCGCTGCCCCTGGAAG GGGAGCTGGTGAACCAGTGGCCGTGCAACCCGGAGAAGACCCTGATCGGACACGTGCCGGACCGGCGGGAGATCGTCTCCTTCGGCAGCGGTTACGGTGGCAACTCCCTGCTGGGCAAGAAGTGCTTCGCCTTGCGCATCGCCTCCCGGCTGGCCCGCGACGAGGGCTGGCTGGCCGAGCACATGCTG ATCCTGGGCATCACCAGCCCCGCGGGGAAGAAGCGCTACGTGGCCGccgccttccccagcgcttgtgGCAAGACCAACCTGGCCATGATGCGCCCGGCTCTGCCCGGCTGGAAGGTGGAGTGCGTGGGCGACGACATTGCCTGGATGCAGTTCGACGATGACG gcCGCCTCCGCGCCATCAACCCCGAGAACGGCTTCTTCGGCGTGGCTCCCGGCACCTCGGCCACCACCAACCCCAACGCCATGGCCACCATCAGTCGCAACACGCTCTTCACCAACGTGGCGGAGACCAGCGACGGCGGGGTCTACTGGGAGGGCATCgaccagcccctgccccccggggTCACCGTCACCTCCTGGCTCGGCAGGCCCTGGAAACCCG GTGACAAGGAGCCCTGCGCCCACCCCAATTCCCGTTTCTGCGCCCCGGCCCGGCAGTGCCCAATCATCGACCCCGCCTGGGAGGCTCCTGAGGGGGTCCCCATCGACGCCATCATCTTCGGGGGGCGCAGGCCCAAAG GGGTGCCCCTGGTTTACGAGGCCTTCAATTGGCGCCACGGCGTCTTCGTGGGCAGTGCCATGCGCTCTGAGTCAACCGCTGCAGCGGAGCACAAAG ggAAGACCATCATGCACGACCCCTTCGCCATGCGGCCCTTCTTCGGCTACAACTTCGGGCGCTACCTGGAGCACTGGCTGAGCAtggaggggcggcggggggcccggCTCCCCCGCATCTTCCACGTCAACTGGTTCCGGCGGGACGCGGAGGGCCGCTTCCTGTGGCCGGGCTTCGGGGAGAACGCCCGCGTGCTGGAGTGGATCTGCCGGCGCCTGGAGGGCGAGGAGAGCGCCCGCGAGACGGCCGTGGGCCTGGTGCCCCGGGACGGGGCCCTGAACCTGCAGGGCCTGGGGCCCGTCGACACGGCCGAGCTCTTCTCGCTGCCGCGGGAGTTCTGGGAGCAGGAGGTGCGGGACGTGCGCCGGTACCTCAGCGAGCAGGTCAACCGGGATCTGCCCCGCGAGGTGCTGGCCGAGCTGGAGGCCCTGGAGGACCGGGTCCGCCGGATGTGA